A DNA window from Jaculus jaculus isolate mJacJac1 chromosome 1, mJacJac1.mat.Y.cur, whole genome shotgun sequence contains the following coding sequences:
- the Mrgprf gene encoding mas-related G-protein coupled receptor member F codes for MAGNCSWEAHSTNQNKMCPSMSEAPELYSRGFLTIEQIAVLPPPAVTNYIFLLLCLCGLVGNGLVLWFFGFSIKRTPFSIYFLHLASADGIYLFSKAVFSLLNTGGFLGTFADYVRRVSRILGLCTFVAGVSLLPAISIERCVSVIFPAWYWRRRPKRLSAVVCALLWLLSLLITGIHNYFCVFLGRQALGTACQHMDISLGILLFLLFCPLMVLPCLALILHVECRARRRLRSTKLNHVVLAIVSVFLVSSIYLGIDWFLFWVFQIPAPFPEYVTDLCICVNSSAKPIVYFLAGRDKSQRLWEPLRVVFQRALRDGAELGDPAGSTPNTVTMEMQCPPGNAS; via the coding sequence ATGTGTCCCAGCATGAGCGAGGCTCCCGAACTCTACAGCAGAGGGTTCCTGACCATCGAGCAGATCGCCGTGCTGCCGCCACCAGCCGTCACGAACTACATCTTCCTGCTGCTCTGCTTGTGTGGCCTAGTGGGCAATGGGCTGGTCCTCTGGTTTTTTGGCTTCTCCATCAAGAGGACGCCCTTCTCCATCTACTTCCTGCACCTGGCCAGTGCAGATGGCATCTACCTCTTCAGCAAGGCCGTATTCTCCCTCCTGAACACTGGGGGTTTCCTGGGCACCTTCGCCGACTACGTGCGCAGGGTGTCCCGGATCCTGGGGCTCTGCACGTTTGTCGCCGGTGTGAGCCTCCTGCCAGCCATCAGCATAGAGCGCTGTGTGTCCGTCATCTTTCCTGCCTGGTACTGGCGCAGGCGACCCAAGCGTCTGTCCGCTGTAGTCTGCGCCCTGCTGTGGCTGCTGTCTCTTCTGATCACAGGCATCCACAACTATTTCTGTGTGTTCCTGGGCCGGCAGGCCTTGGGGACAGCCTGTCAGCACATGGACATCTCCCTGGGCATcttgctcttcctcctcttctgcccGCTCATGGTGCTGCCCTGCCTGGCGCTCATTCTGCACGTGGAGTGCCGTGCACGGCGGCGTCTGCGCTCCACCAAGCTCAACCACGTGGTCCTGGCCATCGTCTCTGTCTTCCTGGTGTCCTCCATCTACTTGGGGATCGACTGGTTCCTCTTCTGGGTCTTTCAGATCCCGGCGCCCTTCCCTGAGTATGTCACGGACCTGTGCATATGCGTCAACAGCAGCGCCAAGCCCATTGTCTACTTCCTGGCGGGACGGGACAAATCGCAGCGGCTGTGGGAACCTCTCCGGGTGGTCTTCCAGCGGGCCCTGCGGGATGGCGCCGAGCTGGGGGACCCGGCGGGCAGCACTCCCAACACAGTCACCATGGAGATGCAGTGTCCCCCTGGGAATGCCTCCTGA